A single region of the Candidatus Hadarchaeales archaeon genome encodes:
- a CDS encoding NFYB/HAP3 family transcription factor subunit — protein sequence MEKGGIYWMELPLATLERLIKKAGAKRVSESAAIALGEILEEKAMEISREAIKLAEHAGRRTVRDIDIRLAAKRS from the coding sequence ATGGAGAAAGGAGGGATTTATTGGATGGAACTTCCGCTTGCGACGCTTGAGCGTCTAATTAAGAAGGCAGGAGCGAAAAGAGTGAGCGAGAGCGCAGCCATAGCACTTGGCGAAATCTTGGAAGAAAAAGCGATGGAGATCTCCAGAGAAGCAATAAAACTGGCGGAGCACGCTGGCCGAAGAACTGTTAGGGATATCGACATAAGACTGGCTGCGAAAAGGTCTTAA
- a CDS encoding alpha-amylase family glycosyl hydrolase, translating to MIRGATDSSFWRYSVKTIPAYSLKWQQTIPLTLYESPEQTYAQPYSLSLLAGGVTSLDNIKFADDKPASFSQRRYIYVYENKGRGTENTTSTSFVDLENARVSVSVTDNSYLIINFHAAHNSSMAGDKVEFRIMVGTYVVAYGHGEMGVASQDTTISLTRAWRVPPGNYTVRAQWRRASGSGTLWCWERNITVWVVPENAFRVFSNREWSTVYASDSFSDLSGMVAQISVSEDSYLFMNFHASFDHAGAGGKVEFKLMVDEENVAYAYGMTATAGQDLMVSLTRAYQVSRGTHTVKVQWRRASGTGTVACWERSLNVVVIPVRALSVWSNRNTETSSTSGSTWVSLPGASLSFSTPRESTLAVQFHASFNVNASGNKPEFRIILDGDESNPLAIGYGYMATTSQDTTIRLVAMSRVSAGAHTIAVQWRVASGTGTAYCWEKSINAVALENLFDFELLGEISNIPLADRYTLEMKYRLSSDSDGFVVYVKSPQPLVTDNTVALWRFDEGSGVQVLESSGNGQTGLIYGVNVGVLWSSDSVFGYSLNFTGLGGYVLVPHSSILAPPAGFSQLTVSAWIKVREVSGHHTIVTKRSYVWEPTNGWQMYVEPATDPGKAKFCVILKSTGEGYYGVAIDNAVNLNEWTHVAFTYDNNGVIRVYINGVDRTSEDSWNSRGGAGNVLSAPDNLFIGCINGTSEWFIGWIDEVRIENRVLTSEEMAIEASLERLWRKVGELRGTDWQSFTRVVPANSVENGRILFRIVDIDPFSKSQSVDLDIDYIRVSGYRLWENLKLRIYGCSMNDAEKVFVYVWNGREWEIIGTLPQGSPGWLTANIPYLYAVGTSDLKILYKSEDDNDETMTKVCLDYVGIGEGSSYSTSVEAYILLSLDGENWQEYGPFTTFPVDLSSLPPARFVRYRLKLFSDRENMTPIVRNVEIKVAAYTADENIAWGGIFFNSFSEDYLSPNGIVLRKSDGSRANAVLATENITIRIRAFRGDLTAVKLHVITDSGENVWEMSRTPSGAYDFWTKTFQMRANENWSYFFEIRDGDTVGYYADDSLKDGGSGRKYDSEQEARSNAFRIHAQALPTDPQGMVIYEVMVDRFYDGDPSNNNPSQSPGLYDPRRENGNWKYYWGGDLKGLIQKLDYIAGMGVSAIWITPIVNNIDRASEYDNSTGYHGYWAKDFKQIEEHFGTWQDVYDLVSEARKRNIRIIMDWAPNHTSPAYWGENGALYDNGVFWTDYRREWFTDAFWARENSTVSTTSTTFVDLSGMALDVFIHENSYLLINFHAAHNINTWGKAEFLLLVGDTEVAKGYSHMGLGDGQDTTVSLTRAYFVTPGKYTVKAQWRLAEGTGTVYCWERSLSVMVVPAYWIVRDNRATDWVTTTSTSFVDIPNMASTVTVTENSYLLVNFHISHNVDHSSGDGKAEFQIQVGTENIAMGYSNSPWKQDLTLSLTAIRFVTPGTYTVKARWRSVNGYTLGAWERSLNVVAIPTRALKVENIRSTTLTSTTSSTWTSLPNASLSISVPENVVLAINFHAGFNNNTSGAKPQFMLRVDGNPVGVGYSRMAMASQDTTFRLVAAIPVSAGSHTIDVQWRIENGIGIAYCWERSLNVVAVTRNFNEFTWSWENIFRHNGDIDMQAQDDRWNIRYRNLLQLADLNQLNPRVDNYLKEALKLFLDAGIGGLRIDAAKHMDPGWLKTLADFVYSGWENIYIMHESVVEFWDETYWDVCQFDNNYGMHMINTALAFIIRDVFGWKSRNMYELEYYVNKQFSFPASDILWNQKVVNAVACHDWSRFRSMNKSMRDSELAIGFVLTLPGIPLVYYGEEQYMYNDNINPNNEIGGDPYNRGMMVAFDNTTTYYRLVRKLADLRKLNPALRYGIISTKYVSENVYVFQRKFFNDVVLVAINLGGTDVNLTNISVEMPDDTYSDYLGGILGNGRTITVQGGVISSLTLPASSMGVWYCLTENNEPWLGAIDPVMGRAGNKVRVSGKGFGKTQGQVIFDNGTQRWYATIIEWADDHVYFQVPSGVVVPINKQHVEVFVKRADGKESNRILFQYLKDKLVLVVHRLDNTKGTELETTMGEFLFITGSVAEYSNWSDRSENAVGPMLCPYWDNWFVVTAVPRSTYIEFKFIKARLGESGSWESGSNHTFTSPENGVLYRRSRPGGGASGFSLPPGKESGVQSFTLTSSENVKTENENVPPLSQTQPSENEVTENEATSSPAISISSSDSGVLSWFIPENVEVARYEVMIDDDPSFSSPIIISVVGNSLDVLALGLEGGQYFWRVRAILSDGTEILSEVGMFEIKASTKTSQKPLWILPTGIVFAALISVFMLKVFMRKRNGRFLRYRLHSIRKSFDEKIKA from the coding sequence ATGATTAGAGGAGCGACCGATAGCAGTTTCTGGAGATATTCAGTCAAAACGATTCCGGCTTATTCCCTTAAATGGCAGCAAACAATTCCTCTGACGCTCTATGAGTCTCCTGAACAGACATACGCCCAGCCGTACTCTCTTTCTCTTCTCGCAGGTGGGGTAACAAGTCTTGACAATATAAAATTCGCAGATGATAAACCCGCCAGCTTCTCTCAAAGAAGATACATCTATGTTTATGAAAACAAAGGTAGAGGAACGGAAAATACAACGAGTACGAGTTTTGTTGATCTCGAGAATGCCAGAGTAAGTGTTTCTGTCACCGATAATTCATACCTCATCATAAACTTCCACGCCGCTCACAATAGCTCAATGGCCGGCGACAAGGTTGAATTCAGGATAATGGTCGGAACCTACGTGGTTGCCTACGGTCACGGCGAGATGGGGGTTGCATCTCAGGATACAACGATATCGTTGACTAGGGCCTGGCGCGTGCCCCCCGGAAACTACACTGTCAGGGCACAATGGAGACGGGCTTCCGGGAGTGGAACACTCTGGTGTTGGGAGAGAAACATAACCGTCTGGGTAGTTCCGGAGAATGCTTTCCGAGTATTCTCAAACAGAGAGTGGTCAACAGTTTATGCCTCGGACTCGTTCTCTGATCTCTCCGGAATGGTCGCTCAGATTTCTGTATCTGAGGATTCTTACCTCTTTATGAATTTCCATGCATCCTTCGACCATGCAGGAGCAGGAGGGAAAGTTGAGTTCAAACTGATGGTGGACGAAGAAAATGTCGCTTACGCATACGGAATGACCGCAACGGCTGGTCAAGATCTAATGGTCTCCTTAACCAGAGCTTACCAAGTCTCTCGGGGGACACACACAGTAAAAGTACAATGGAGGAGGGCAAGCGGTACCGGTACTGTGGCTTGTTGGGAGAGGAGTCTGAATGTTGTTGTCATTCCGGTTCGTGCATTGAGTGTATGGAGTAACAGAAATACCGAGACAAGTTCGACCTCCGGTTCAACCTGGGTTTCTCTTCCCGGAGCTTCTCTTTCATTCTCGACTCCAAGGGAATCAACTTTAGCCGTACAGTTCCACGCAAGCTTTAACGTAAACGCTTCCGGGAACAAGCCAGAGTTCAGAATAATACTTGATGGTGACGAGAGCAACCCGTTGGCGATCGGATATGGATATATGGCTACGACCAGTCAGGATACCACTATCAGGCTTGTCGCAATGTCACGCGTGAGCGCAGGTGCTCACACGATTGCGGTTCAGTGGAGAGTTGCTTCGGGAACTGGAACCGCCTATTGTTGGGAGAAAAGCATAAACGCTGTGGCTCTTGAGAATCTCTTCGATTTTGAATTGCTTGGAGAAATCTCCAACATCCCGTTAGCCGACCGTTACACGCTAGAAATGAAGTACAGGCTCTCAAGCGATTCCGACGGTTTTGTCGTATATGTGAAAAGCCCGCAGCCTCTTGTGACAGATAACACGGTTGCTCTTTGGCGCTTCGATGAGGGGAGTGGAGTTCAAGTCTTAGAGAGTAGCGGAAATGGACAGACGGGTTTGATATACGGTGTGAATGTTGGTGTACTCTGGTCAAGTGATTCCGTATTCGGGTACAGCTTAAACTTTACCGGCTTGGGAGGTTATGTCTTGGTTCCACACTCTTCCATCCTTGCTCCACCAGCGGGTTTCTCTCAACTAACGGTTTCAGCTTGGATAAAAGTGCGCGAAGTGAGCGGTCATCATACAATCGTCACTAAACGCAGTTATGTCTGGGAGCCGACGAATGGATGGCAAATGTATGTCGAGCCAGCTACGGATCCTGGTAAAGCAAAATTCTGCGTGATACTGAAATCAACTGGAGAAGGCTATTATGGTGTGGCGATTGACAATGCTGTGAATTTAAATGAATGGACTCATGTAGCATTTACTTACGATAATAACGGAGTCATCCGAGTTTATATCAATGGAGTTGACAGGACGTCAGAAGATTCATGGAATTCGAGAGGAGGCGCTGGCAATGTTTTGAGCGCTCCAGACAATCTCTTCATCGGTTGTATAAACGGAACTTCCGAGTGGTTCATTGGATGGATAGATGAGGTGCGTATAGAGAACCGCGTTCTCACATCAGAAGAAATGGCTATCGAAGCTAGTCTAGAGCGGTTGTGGAGAAAAGTTGGAGAGCTCAGGGGCACTGACTGGCAAAGCTTTACAAGGGTAGTCCCAGCAAATTCAGTTGAGAACGGAAGGATTTTGTTCAGGATAGTGGATATAGATCCGTTTTCCAAATCGCAGTCTGTTGACTTAGATATTGACTACATAAGAGTCTCCGGGTACCGCCTCTGGGAAAATCTAAAATTGAGAATTTATGGTTGTTCAATGAATGACGCCGAAAAAGTTTTCGTATACGTGTGGAATGGCAGAGAATGGGAAATCATTGGAACACTTCCGCAAGGCTCTCCCGGTTGGCTAACAGCCAATATTCCTTACCTGTATGCGGTCGGAACATCAGACCTCAAGATTCTCTACAAGTCCGAGGATGACAACGATGAAACGATGACAAAGGTTTGCTTAGACTATGTGGGCATAGGTGAAGGAAGTTCTTATTCGACTTCTGTCGAAGCATACATTCTGCTCAGTCTGGACGGCGAAAATTGGCAGGAATACGGCCCGTTCACAACTTTCCCTGTCGATCTTTCCTCTCTTCCACCGGCGAGATTTGTCAGATATCGGCTCAAACTTTTCTCGGATAGAGAAAATATGACGCCCATCGTGAGGAATGTGGAAATAAAAGTTGCTGCCTATACTGCCGACGAGAACATAGCGTGGGGAGGAATATTCTTCAATTCCTTCAGTGAAGATTATCTCTCACCCAACGGGATCGTCCTGCGGAAATCTGATGGATCAAGAGCGAATGCGGTTCTTGCGACTGAGAACATAACAATCAGGATTAGAGCCTTCAGAGGGGATCTTACAGCTGTGAAGCTCCACGTGATAACAGACTCGGGTGAAAACGTTTGGGAAATGAGTAGAACTCCTTCTGGTGCTTATGATTTCTGGACTAAAACCTTCCAGATGCGAGCAAACGAGAACTGGTCATACTTCTTTGAGATCCGGGATGGGGACACCGTTGGATATTATGCCGATGACTCACTGAAGGATGGTGGTTCGGGGAGGAAATACGATTCTGAACAGGAAGCGAGATCGAATGCTTTCAGAATTCACGCACAGGCGCTTCCAACAGATCCGCAGGGAATGGTTATATACGAAGTGATGGTTGACAGGTTTTACGACGGCGATCCTTCGAATAATAATCCATCCCAAAGCCCAGGACTTTACGATCCAAGGAGAGAAAATGGTAACTGGAAGTACTACTGGGGAGGAGATCTAAAAGGACTTATCCAGAAACTTGACTATATCGCCGGAATGGGAGTTTCGGCAATCTGGATAACTCCGATTGTGAACAATATAGATAGAGCGAGCGAATATGACAACAGCACCGGTTATCATGGCTACTGGGCAAAGGACTTCAAACAAATAGAGGAGCACTTTGGGACTTGGCAGGACGTTTATGATCTCGTCTCTGAGGCGAGAAAGAGGAACATCAGAATCATAATGGATTGGGCGCCAAATCACACGAGTCCGGCTTACTGGGGAGAGAATGGAGCTCTTTACGATAATGGAGTCTTCTGGACGGATTATAGGAGAGAGTGGTTCACAGACGCTTTCTGGGCAAGGGAAAATTCAACTGTCAGCACAACCAGCACAACTTTTGTAGATCTTTCCGGCATGGCTTTGGATGTTTTTATACATGAGAACTCGTATCTTCTTATAAACTTCCACGCCGCCCATAACATCAACACATGGGGAAAGGCAGAATTTCTCTTGCTCGTTGGAGATACGGAGGTGGCAAAGGGTTACAGTCATATGGGACTGGGTGATGGGCAAGACACAACAGTTTCTCTCACACGAGCCTATTTCGTAACGCCCGGCAAATACACAGTTAAAGCGCAGTGGAGACTGGCGGAAGGCACAGGTACCGTCTACTGTTGGGAGAGAAGTCTTTCGGTTATGGTCGTGCCAGCATATTGGATAGTAAGAGACAATAGGGCGACGGACTGGGTCACAACAACCTCTACCTCCTTTGTTGATATACCCAACATGGCGTCGACAGTAACCGTCACAGAAAATTCATATCTGCTCGTAAATTTCCACATCTCACACAATGTTGATCACTCGAGTGGCGACGGAAAGGCGGAATTTCAGATCCAAGTTGGGACTGAAAACATTGCGATGGGTTACAGCAATTCGCCCTGGAAGCAGGACTTAACTCTATCTTTGACGGCTATTCGATTTGTAACGCCAGGAACGTACACGGTTAAAGCTAGGTGGAGATCAGTAAACGGGTATACCCTTGGTGCTTGGGAGAGAAGCCTCAACGTCGTTGCTATTCCCACTAGAGCTCTTAAAGTCGAGAATATAAGAAGCACAACTCTGACATCTACCACTAGCTCAACTTGGACGTCGCTCCCCAATGCATCCCTTTCCATATCTGTGCCTGAGAATGTAGTCTTAGCAATCAACTTCCACGCCGGATTTAACAACAATACTTCAGGAGCCAAGCCGCAGTTCATGCTCCGGGTCGATGGAAATCCTGTCGGTGTGGGATACAGCCGGATGGCTATGGCTAGCCAGGACACCACTTTCAGGTTAGTCGCAGCAATCCCTGTTTCCGCCGGAAGTCATACGATCGACGTTCAGTGGCGTATTGAAAATGGTATAGGAATCGCATATTGTTGGGAAAGAAGTTTGAACGTTGTTGCCGTCACGAGAAACTTTAACGAGTTCACATGGAGCTGGGAGAATATCTTCAGACACAATGGAGATATAGACATGCAAGCCCAGGACGACAGGTGGAACATCCGTTACAGAAATCTGTTACAACTCGCGGATCTTAACCAGCTTAACCCGAGAGTGGACAACTATTTGAAAGAAGCCCTTAAGCTCTTCCTCGACGCCGGAATCGGGGGTCTAAGGATTGATGCGGCAAAGCATATGGATCCTGGATGGCTAAAGACTCTAGCGGACTTTGTCTATTCGGGCTGGGAGAACATATATATTATGCATGAATCGGTCGTCGAATTCTGGGATGAAACATATTGGGATGTTTGTCAATTCGATAACAACTACGGCATGCACATGATAAACACAGCATTGGCGTTCATAATCCGAGACGTTTTCGGCTGGAAATCTAGAAACATGTATGAGCTAGAATACTATGTCAACAAGCAATTCTCTTTCCCAGCCTCGGATATCCTTTGGAATCAAAAGGTCGTCAACGCTGTCGCCTGCCACGACTGGAGTAGATTCCGCTCGATGAACAAAAGCATGAGGGATTCAGAACTTGCGATAGGTTTTGTTCTCACTCTTCCTGGAATTCCGCTGGTATACTACGGCGAGGAGCAGTATATGTACAACGACAACATCAATCCGAATAACGAGATAGGGGGAGACCCATATAACCGCGGAATGATGGTGGCATTCGACAACACTACCACGTACTATCGGCTGGTTAGAAAGCTCGCTGATCTTCGCAAACTTAATCCGGCCTTAAGGTATGGAATAATTTCGACGAAATATGTGAGCGAAAATGTTTATGTTTTCCAACGAAAGTTCTTCAACGACGTAGTACTGGTTGCAATTAACCTTGGAGGAACAGACGTAAACCTCACGAACATCAGCGTAGAAATGCCAGACGACACGTATTCCGATTACTTAGGAGGTATTCTGGGCAACGGAAGAACGATAACCGTGCAGGGGGGCGTCATCTCATCTCTCACTTTGCCAGCAAGCTCGATGGGCGTCTGGTATTGCTTAACCGAAAACAACGAACCATGGCTTGGAGCGATAGATCCCGTTATGGGAAGGGCTGGAAACAAAGTAAGGGTGAGCGGTAAAGGTTTCGGCAAAACGCAGGGGCAGGTGATATTTGACAACGGAACTCAGAGATGGTATGCAACGATTATCGAATGGGCAGACGATCATGTTTACTTCCAAGTTCCGTCAGGCGTGGTTGTTCCCATTAACAAGCAGCATGTTGAAGTTTTCGTCAAGAGGGCCGACGGAAAGGAGAGCAATCGGATTCTATTCCAGTACTTAAAAGATAAGCTGGTCCTTGTTGTTCACAGGCTCGATAACACGAAGGGCACAGAGCTGGAAACAACGATGGGCGAATTCCTCTTCATTACCGGTAGCGTGGCTGAGTACTCCAACTGGAGCGACAGGAGCGAGAATGCGGTTGGTCCGATGCTTTGTCCATATTGGGATAATTGGTTTGTTGTGACCGCAGTCCCGCGATCTACGTACATTGAGTTCAAGTTCATAAAGGCCAGACTCGGTGAAAGTGGAAGTTGGGAGAGCGGAAGCAACCACACATTTACGAGTCCTGAGAATGGCGTGCTATACAGACGCTCGCGGCCCGGTGGAGGGGCTAGTGGATTCTCATTACCTCCAGGTAAGGAGTCCGGGGTGCAGAGCTTTACCCTGACCTCATCCGAGAATGTCAAGACTGAAAACGAAAACGTACCACCACTCTCACAGACCCAACCCTCAGAAAACGAAGTCACAGAAAACGAAGCTACATCATCCCCCGCGATATCGATAAGCAGCTCTGACTCTGGAGTTCTATCGTGGTTCATTCCAGAGAATGTGGAAGTTGCACGATACGAGGTAATGATTGACGATGATCCATCTTTCTCATCTCCAATAATCATTTCCGTTGTTGGTAACTCGCTTGACGTTCTAGCTCTTGGACTAGAAGGAGGACAGTACTTCTGGAGAGTTAGGGCGATTCTATCCGACGGCACAGAAATTTTGAGTGAAGTCGGAATGTTTGAGATAAAAGCTTCTACCAAGACATCGCAGAAGCCGCTCTGGATACTACCGACCGGAATCGTGTTTGCGGCTCTGATTTCAGTGTTCATGCTCAAAGTTTTCATGAGAAAAAGAAATGGACGCTTTTTGCGTTACAGGCTCCATTCGATCCGCAAAAGTTTTGATGAAAAAATAAAAGCTTGA